A stretch of Lactuca sativa cultivar Salinas chromosome 6, Lsat_Salinas_v11, whole genome shotgun sequence DNA encodes these proteins:
- the LOC111877503 gene encoding E3 SUMO-protein ligase SIZ1 isoform X2: MTEVNVSGIWAKKSVVRKEEVAKLVDDMYRKLQIPGATELASKGQGVSDVTINNNNTTFKEEVEDSYQSEKVRCPCGTSLQADSMIKCEDKKCNVWQHIACVIIPEKPMEGILPPPPPVFYCEICRLGRADPFWVTMGHPLYPVKLSIANVPTDGTNPVQSVEKTFQLTKADRDLLAKPEFELQAWCMLLNDKVSFRMQWPQYADLQINGMPVRALNRPGSQLLGANGRDDGPLIMPYTRDGSNKISLTGVDARVFCLGVRIMKRRTVQQIMNMIPKESDGERFEDAVARVCRCVGGGPATENAGSDSDLEVVADSIPVNLRCPMSGSRMKIAGRFKPCAHMGCFDLDVFVQMNQRSRKWQCPICLKNYSLENVIIDPYFSRITTKMRNCGEDVTEVEVKPDGCWRVKAEKDIKNLGELSQWHSPDGTLCIPMEAESQPKPKQEALKQVKQEGVSEGHTSLKLGIKKNRNGIWEVSKPENPLSLSSGNKQPDNLNGIIHSGIPMSSSATGNGRNSEDPSINQSAGGGGHFGHSTTNGSLSPNYGFNFNPSFADVIVLSDSEDETEHEPEPEPEPVYKNKNNGISFSTPLPNPEDPSLIPGGSSCLGLFNSNEDDFGVPFWSLPSTSQVGPSFQLFGSDENQMDPMGSVPLLPESSIYQNTLDINDGLVDNPLAYGHDDPSLQLFLPTRQSDVAAEQAELRDPPSVSNGLQGDDWISLSLGGGGGGGGGGSGVNFESTAANGVNSGLQPPRGDGGLDSLADTASLLTGMNGSSKRERSDNPFSFPKQKRSVRPRLYLSIESDSEEER; the protein is encoded by the exons ATGACAGAGGTAAATG TTTCTGGGATATGGGCTAAGAAAAGTGTCGTTAGGAAAGAAGAAGTGGCAAAACTAGTTGATGACATGTACAG AAAGCTGCAGATCCCAGGGGCAACTGAATTGGCATCAAAAGGTCAGGGTGTTTCAGATGTcaccattaataataataatacaacatTCAAAGAGGAAGTTGAAGATAGTTATCAGAGTGAAAAAGTTCGATGCCCATGTGGAACTTCACTGCAAGCAGATTCAATGATAAAG TGTGAAGATAAAAAATGCAACGTGTGGCAGCATATTGCTTGTGTTATTATCCCTGAAAAGCCAATGGAGGGTattcttccacctcctcctccagTTTTCTATTGTGAAATCTGTAGACTTGGACGTGCAGATCC ATTCTGGGTAACCATGGGACATCCTTTATATCCTGTGAAGCTGAGTATTGCAAATGTCCCTACAGATGG TACAAATCCAGTACAGAGTGTTGAAAAAACTTTTCAGCTTACAAAAGCTGACCGGGATTTGTTGGCAAAACCAGAGTTTGAACTTCAG GCTTGGTGTATGCTTTTGAATGACAAGGTTTCTTTCCGGATGCAATGGCCACAATATGCAGATTTACAAATCAATG GTATGCCTGTTCGTGCTCTCAATAGACCTGGCTCCCAACTTCTTGGAGCCAATGGCCGTGATGATGGCCCACTT aTCATGCCATACACCCGTGATGGAAGCAACAAAATTTCCCTGACAGGCGTTGATGCTCGAGTCTTCTGTTTGGGTGTCAGAATCATGAAACGCCGCACAGTTCAACAG ATTATGAATATGATTCCCAAAGAATCTGATGGTGAGAGATTTGAAGACGCGGTTGCACGTGTTTGTCGCTGTGTTGGCGGTGGGCCCGCTACAGAAAACGCAGGCAGCGATAGTGATTTGGAGGTGGTTGCTGATTCTATACCCGTTAATCTCCGCTGCCCA ATGAGTGGTTCAAGAATGAAAATTGCTGGAAGATTCAAACCTTGTGCTCACATGGGCTGCTTTGATCTTGATGTATTTGTACAAATGAATCAACGCTCACGAAAG TGGCAATGCCCCATTTGTCTCAAGAACTACTCCTTGGAGAATGTAATTATCGATCCATATTTCAGTCGAATCACAACCAAG atgAGGAACTGTGGAGAAGACGTGACAGAAGTTGAAGTGAAACCAGATGGATGTTGGCGTGTAAAGGCAGAAAAAGATATAAAAAATTTAGGGGAACTTTCACAATGGCATTCACCCGATGGAACTCTCTGTATTCCAATGGAAGCAGAATCCCAACCAAAACCAAAACAAGAAGCTTTAAAACAAGTCAAACAAGAAGGCGTTTCAGAAGGTCATACGAGTCTAAAACTCGGGATTAAAAAAAACCGAAACGGAATTTGGGAAGTCAGTAAACCAGAAAATCCACTTTCTCTTTCTTCAGGGAATAAACAACCCGATAACTTAAATGGTATTATCCACTCTGGTATTCCCATGAGCAGTAGTGCTACTGGAAACGGTAGAAACAGTGAAGATCCTAGTATTAATCAGTCCGCTGGAGgaggagggcattttggtcattccACCACCAACGGATCCCTTTCACCAAACTACGGATTCAATTTCAATCCCTCTTTCGCAGACGTTATTGTCCTCAGTGATTCAGAAGACGAGACTGAACATGAACCTGAACCTGAACCTGAACcggtttataaaaataaaaacaatggaATTTCCTTTTCTACCCCTCTTCCAAATCCGGAAGATCCAAGTCTTATACCTGGTGGGAGTTCGTGTCTTGGGCTTTTTAATAGCAATGAAGATGATTTTGGGGTACCCTTTTGGTCATTACCTTCCACTAGTCAAGTGGGGCCTAGCTTTCAGTTATTCGGTTCAGATGAAAACCAAATGGACCCCATGGGTTCTGTTCCGTTACTTCCCGAATCctcaatttaccaaaataccctcgacATAAACGATGGTTTGGTTGATAACCCGTTAGCGTATGGACACGATGACCCGTCGCTTCAGCTCTTTCTTCCAACAAGACAGTCTGACGTGGCGGCGGAGCAGGCGGAGTTACGAGATCCACCGTCTGTGTCAAATGGTTTGCAGGGTGACGATTGGATTTCGCTCAGCCTTGGcggcggcggcggtggtggtggtggcggcagtGGGGTGAATTTTGAAAGTACCGCTGCGAACGGGGTAAACTCCGGTCTGCAACCGCCGCGTGGAGATGGTGGGTTGGATTCGTTGGCGGATACGG CTTCTTTGCTTACTGGAATGAATGGAAGTAGCAAAAGAGAAAGATCTGATAACCCTTTCTCGTTTCCTAAGCAAAAGCGTTCTGTAAGACCAAGATTGTATTTATCAATTGAATCAGACTCTGAAGAAgagagataa
- the LOC111877503 gene encoding E3 SUMO-protein ligase SIZ1 isoform X1 produces MDLVTSCKEKLTHFRIKELKDILTQLGLSKQGKKQDLADRILAIISDDRVSGIWAKKSVVRKEEVAKLVDDMYRKLQIPGATELASKGQGVSDVTINNNNTTFKEEVEDSYQSEKVRCPCGTSLQADSMIKCEDKKCNVWQHIACVIIPEKPMEGILPPPPPVFYCEICRLGRADPFWVTMGHPLYPVKLSIANVPTDGTNPVQSVEKTFQLTKADRDLLAKPEFELQAWCMLLNDKVSFRMQWPQYADLQINGMPVRALNRPGSQLLGANGRDDGPLIMPYTRDGSNKISLTGVDARVFCLGVRIMKRRTVQQIMNMIPKESDGERFEDAVARVCRCVGGGPATENAGSDSDLEVVADSIPVNLRCPMSGSRMKIAGRFKPCAHMGCFDLDVFVQMNQRSRKWQCPICLKNYSLENVIIDPYFSRITTKMRNCGEDVTEVEVKPDGCWRVKAEKDIKNLGELSQWHSPDGTLCIPMEAESQPKPKQEALKQVKQEGVSEGHTSLKLGIKKNRNGIWEVSKPENPLSLSSGNKQPDNLNGIIHSGIPMSSSATGNGRNSEDPSINQSAGGGGHFGHSTTNGSLSPNYGFNFNPSFADVIVLSDSEDETEHEPEPEPEPVYKNKNNGISFSTPLPNPEDPSLIPGGSSCLGLFNSNEDDFGVPFWSLPSTSQVGPSFQLFGSDENQMDPMGSVPLLPESSIYQNTLDINDGLVDNPLAYGHDDPSLQLFLPTRQSDVAAEQAELRDPPSVSNGLQGDDWISLSLGGGGGGGGGGSGVNFESTAANGVNSGLQPPRGDGGLDSLADTASLLTGMNGSSKRERSDNPFSFPKQKRSVRPRLYLSIESDSEEER; encoded by the exons ATGGATTTGGTAACGAGTTGTAAG GAAAAATTGACACATTTTCGTATAAAAGAGCTTAAAGATATTCTTACTCAACTTGGGCTTTCTAAACAAGGAAAGAAACAG GATCTTGCTGACCGGATATTAGCTATTATATCAGATGACAGAG TTTCTGGGATATGGGCTAAGAAAAGTGTCGTTAGGAAAGAAGAAGTGGCAAAACTAGTTGATGACATGTACAG AAAGCTGCAGATCCCAGGGGCAACTGAATTGGCATCAAAAGGTCAGGGTGTTTCAGATGTcaccattaataataataatacaacatTCAAAGAGGAAGTTGAAGATAGTTATCAGAGTGAAAAAGTTCGATGCCCATGTGGAACTTCACTGCAAGCAGATTCAATGATAAAG TGTGAAGATAAAAAATGCAACGTGTGGCAGCATATTGCTTGTGTTATTATCCCTGAAAAGCCAATGGAGGGTattcttccacctcctcctccagTTTTCTATTGTGAAATCTGTAGACTTGGACGTGCAGATCC ATTCTGGGTAACCATGGGACATCCTTTATATCCTGTGAAGCTGAGTATTGCAAATGTCCCTACAGATGG TACAAATCCAGTACAGAGTGTTGAAAAAACTTTTCAGCTTACAAAAGCTGACCGGGATTTGTTGGCAAAACCAGAGTTTGAACTTCAG GCTTGGTGTATGCTTTTGAATGACAAGGTTTCTTTCCGGATGCAATGGCCACAATATGCAGATTTACAAATCAATG GTATGCCTGTTCGTGCTCTCAATAGACCTGGCTCCCAACTTCTTGGAGCCAATGGCCGTGATGATGGCCCACTT aTCATGCCATACACCCGTGATGGAAGCAACAAAATTTCCCTGACAGGCGTTGATGCTCGAGTCTTCTGTTTGGGTGTCAGAATCATGAAACGCCGCACAGTTCAACAG ATTATGAATATGATTCCCAAAGAATCTGATGGTGAGAGATTTGAAGACGCGGTTGCACGTGTTTGTCGCTGTGTTGGCGGTGGGCCCGCTACAGAAAACGCAGGCAGCGATAGTGATTTGGAGGTGGTTGCTGATTCTATACCCGTTAATCTCCGCTGCCCA ATGAGTGGTTCAAGAATGAAAATTGCTGGAAGATTCAAACCTTGTGCTCACATGGGCTGCTTTGATCTTGATGTATTTGTACAAATGAATCAACGCTCACGAAAG TGGCAATGCCCCATTTGTCTCAAGAACTACTCCTTGGAGAATGTAATTATCGATCCATATTTCAGTCGAATCACAACCAAG atgAGGAACTGTGGAGAAGACGTGACAGAAGTTGAAGTGAAACCAGATGGATGTTGGCGTGTAAAGGCAGAAAAAGATATAAAAAATTTAGGGGAACTTTCACAATGGCATTCACCCGATGGAACTCTCTGTATTCCAATGGAAGCAGAATCCCAACCAAAACCAAAACAAGAAGCTTTAAAACAAGTCAAACAAGAAGGCGTTTCAGAAGGTCATACGAGTCTAAAACTCGGGATTAAAAAAAACCGAAACGGAATTTGGGAAGTCAGTAAACCAGAAAATCCACTTTCTCTTTCTTCAGGGAATAAACAACCCGATAACTTAAATGGTATTATCCACTCTGGTATTCCCATGAGCAGTAGTGCTACTGGAAACGGTAGAAACAGTGAAGATCCTAGTATTAATCAGTCCGCTGGAGgaggagggcattttggtcattccACCACCAACGGATCCCTTTCACCAAACTACGGATTCAATTTCAATCCCTCTTTCGCAGACGTTATTGTCCTCAGTGATTCAGAAGACGAGACTGAACATGAACCTGAACCTGAACCTGAACcggtttataaaaataaaaacaatggaATTTCCTTTTCTACCCCTCTTCCAAATCCGGAAGATCCAAGTCTTATACCTGGTGGGAGTTCGTGTCTTGGGCTTTTTAATAGCAATGAAGATGATTTTGGGGTACCCTTTTGGTCATTACCTTCCACTAGTCAAGTGGGGCCTAGCTTTCAGTTATTCGGTTCAGATGAAAACCAAATGGACCCCATGGGTTCTGTTCCGTTACTTCCCGAATCctcaatttaccaaaataccctcgacATAAACGATGGTTTGGTTGATAACCCGTTAGCGTATGGACACGATGACCCGTCGCTTCAGCTCTTTCTTCCAACAAGACAGTCTGACGTGGCGGCGGAGCAGGCGGAGTTACGAGATCCACCGTCTGTGTCAAATGGTTTGCAGGGTGACGATTGGATTTCGCTCAGCCTTGGcggcggcggcggtggtggtggtggcggcagtGGGGTGAATTTTGAAAGTACCGCTGCGAACGGGGTAAACTCCGGTCTGCAACCGCCGCGTGGAGATGGTGGGTTGGATTCGTTGGCGGATACGG CTTCTTTGCTTACTGGAATGAATGGAAGTAGCAAAAGAGAAAGATCTGATAACCCTTTCTCGTTTCCTAAGCAAAAGCGTTCTGTAAGACCAAGATTGTATTTATCAATTGAATCAGACTCTGAAGAAgagagataa